AATGTTGGAACTTGTTCGAAAAGGACTGGAAGTGTCGGACGCGAGAGGGGGCTATCCCTCTCGCGTCCGACGCACCGATTCATCTCACCGCTTATAGAAGCGGGAGTCTTCTCGGTGCATGATGATAAACCCAGCGGAAAAGCGCTGGGTTTGTATATTTGTGAGATGATGGTTTTCACACGGTTTTTCGAATACCAAAATCGACATTTTCTACCTCTGGATGCCTTTAAGCATGAGGGTGGTCAAGGAATGGAAAGCCATGCCCGATCGTTTCGCCATTCTACTTGAACAGGAGTTTCAAAAAAAGCCGACAGGGTAGAGCTGTTTAACACATGCTGCGACCTTCCTTTTGTAAATACACGGCCACGGCGGATCAATAATGTATGGGTAAAAACGGGAGCGATCTCTTCAATATGATGGGTCACAAACAGCATGTGGGGTGCGTCCGGTTTTGCAGCCAATTGACTGATACTGGTCAACAGTGCTTCTCTTGAAAGAAAATCAAGTCCGCTGCACGGTTCGTCCAGAATGAGCAGTTTGGGGGAGGCCATCAACGCACGGGCGATGAGCAGTTTCTGTTTTTCGCCTTGTGAACAACTTTGGTACGAACGATCGACCAAATGGCCGCACCCCAATTGTTCCATCAGCTGTGTGGCCCGAACATAATCTTCTTCGCTTGGTTTTTCGTACAAACCGATCGAAGCATACTTTCCGCTGACCACAATGTCTTGGGCACGGTCGTTCCCGTATATTCTTTCCTGCAAAGAAGAACTGACCCACCCAATCGATTTGCGCAGTTCCCTTAAATCTACTTCTCCAAACTTGTGACCCAGCACGCAAACACTCCCTTTTGTGGGCCATATGTATCCGTTGATGATATTGAGTAACGTCGTTTTTCCGGAACCGTTCAGGCCCAGTATCGCCCAGTGTTCTCCCTCGCGAACCTGCCAATTGATTTGATGAAGGATGGTTTGATTCTCTCTCTTCCAGGAAACATCGGTCATTTCAATGACAGGCGTCAATGTTTTTCTCTCCTTTTTATCAAGAGTGAGCGGGAAAACCCAACCCTTTAGGGTTGGAATGAAAGCGAGCGTTGGACGACGATTTGTCATTCTCGCAAATCAGACAGAATGTGGGTGCAATCGAACCGAGGAGTGGGAAAATACTGAAAACGATTGCACGAGCAAAAACGCGTGAAACGAAAAATCACCTGAACGAAACCATCGTGGATAGATTGGGCTGTCACGTCGGATGAAGCGAGTATCCCACGGTGACCAAGGGAGTACCTCTCGTGCTTCAGCCGTGTGGGGCAAGTCACGAATAGCGGGAGCAGAATCCTGATTTTAGATCAGTATAACCAGGGTTTGTCTGGCAGATCAACCATTCAACCAAATCTCCATAAAGAAGAATGGAATGAAAGGATGCCAAGTCGTTGCTTCAAGCAGTTGTTCGGTAGTTGAATCAAGAGAAGTGATCCACTGTTCCTCCCATGTGGAAGGGATCTTTTTTCGCTTATTTCTGATAAAATGGAATTGAATGTGTTTTCATGACAGACGGTTGAGGGATGGGGGGAAGAAGGATGCCTTTTTACCGTCGCATGGGAGAGATTCCGCACAAACGGCATGTGCAGTTCCGCAAGGATGACGGTGGGTTGTACCGTGAAGAGGTGATGGGAACCAAAGGATTTTCGGGGATTCAATCCATCTTGTATCATCACCATCCGCCCACACAGATCAGCGATGCGCGTTTGCTTCGCGATTGGACGGTTAAGGTGGAAGAAGAAGGGGCCAACCGGCACCGCCATTTTCTCACCCGAAAGCTTTCTCCCGGTGGCGATCCGATCGACGGGAGGCAATACTTGCTGGTCAATGAGGATGTGGCCATCGGTATTTGTATGCCGACAGAGACGATGGAATATTTTTTCCGGAACGGCGACGGAGATGAATTGTGGTTTGTCCATGAGGGAGAAGGGCGTGTGGAGACAGTGTTCGGCACTCTGTCCTACCGCCCCGGCGACTACATCGTCGTCCCGGTCGGCACGACATACCGGCTCGTAACGTCCAGTGAACGGACGCGTTTTTTGGTGATCGAGTCCACGGGTGAAATCACGATTCCCAAACGATACCGCAACGAGTACGGTCAATTGATGGAACACAGTCCGTATTGCGAACGGGACATTCGTGGTCCGGAGCGGCTGGAAACCCATGTGGAGGAAGGCGAATTTGAGGTGCGCGTCAAGGCGCGCAACCAACTCCATGCCTATCGCTGTGATTTCCATCCGTTTGATGTGGTGGGATGGGACGGTTATCTGTATCCGTACGCATTCAGCATTCACGATTTCGAGCCGATCACCGGATCAATTCACCAGCCCCCTCCGGTGCATCAGACGTTTGCCGGACCCAACTTTGTGGTATGTTCGTTTGTGCCGCGCCTGTTCGATTACCATCCGGAGGCGATCCCCGTTCCGTATTATCACAGCAATGTACACAGCGATGAAGTGCTATACTATGTGGAAGGCAATTTCATGAGCCGCCGCGGGATCGAGTCCGGTTCGGTCACGTTGCATCCCAGCGGCATTCCCCACGGCCCGCATCCCGGAGCGATTGAAAACAGCCTGGGTAAGGATCGGACCGAGGAGCTGGCCGTGATGGTGGATACGTTCCGGCCCCTCCGTGTGGCCTGTTCGGCGTTGGCGGTGGAAGACCCCGGCTATCTGAAGAGCTGGTTGCCCGCGAAGTCGTAGGGGGTTCGTTATGATGGCGTGTCTGATCCATCGTCAGGCCGTAACGCTTTCTCGGGCAGTCGCAGGCTTACGACTTCTGAGTGAAAGACAGAAAGTATGGGAACCCGTCACGGGCAACTTCCTCCAGATGCAAGCTTGCTTTGCCCGCGTCTGCGTTTCCAGCTCGGGGCAGATGGAGTAGCCGGGTAAGAGAAACAGACAATATGGATCGATCAAATGGGTGGATCAGACGCACAAGACGAAGGAGTGATCTCATGCAAATTGATCCCCAACAACAGTCGCGACACGAAAACTATAAACTGTTGATCGGCAGTGTATTGCCGCGTCCGATCGCCTTTGTCACCTCCCGAAGTGGCGACGGGGTGGTCAATGCGGCTCCGTTCAGCTTTTTCACCGTGGTTTCGACCCAACCGCCGATGGTGAGCATTTCGGTTGGACGCAAACC
Above is a window of Polycladomyces zharkentensis DNA encoding:
- a CDS encoding ABC transporter ATP-binding protein; this encodes MTPVIEMTDVSWKRENQTILHQINWQVREGEHWAILGLNGSGKTTLLNIINGYIWPTKGSVCVLGHKFGEVDLRELRKSIGWVSSSLQERIYGNDRAQDIVVSGKYASIGLYEKPSEEDYVRATQLMEQLGCGHLVDRSYQSCSQGEKQKLLIARALMASPKLLILDEPCSGLDFLSREALLTSISQLAAKPDAPHMLFVTHHIEEIAPVFTHTLLIRRGRVFTKGRSQHVLNSSTLSAFFETPVQVEWRNDRAWLSIP
- a CDS encoding homogentisate 1,2-dioxygenase, yielding MPFYRRMGEIPHKRHVQFRKDDGGLYREEVMGTKGFSGIQSILYHHHPPTQISDARLLRDWTVKVEEEGANRHRHFLTRKLSPGGDPIDGRQYLLVNEDVAIGICMPTETMEYFFRNGDGDELWFVHEGEGRVETVFGTLSYRPGDYIVVPVGTTYRLVTSSERTRFLVIESTGEITIPKRYRNEYGQLMEHSPYCERDIRGPERLETHVEEGEFEVRVKARNQLHAYRCDFHPFDVVGWDGYLYPYAFSIHDFEPITGSIHQPPPVHQTFAGPNFVVCSFVPRLFDYHPEAIPVPYYHSNVHSDEVLYYVEGNFMSRRGIESGSVTLHPSGIPHGPHPGAIENSLGKDRTEELAVMVDTFRPLRVACSALAVEDPGYLKSWLPAKS